One Amaranthus tricolor cultivar Red isolate AtriRed21 chromosome 1, ASM2621246v1, whole genome shotgun sequence DNA window includes the following coding sequences:
- the LOC130824569 gene encoding protein ENHANCED PSEUDOMONAS SUSCEPTIBILITY 1-like encodes MAEISNTQQQKQSNNTIKLISESYIRPKYEVEAAKKPYYLTPLEICSLVIDPIQKGLLFSLNNSTKKINELLKNLENSVSLTLVHFYPLAGRFVTKKIPDENSSLIYLDCIKGPGARLIRATALHLTVSDFFSSTDVPIFVRSFFDLGEITVNYDGHTKALLSIQVTELQDGLFIGFSMNHSVVDGTSFIHFVNMLSDIFNSTENSTSISRVPIFSYNPFKKICLGTITKVPCLEPEKLIEHGFEPGPLRERIFHFSRTTLTDLKIEANQQCGTHNKISSFQALAALVWRSITRARNIKSDELTACSIVINMRSRFDPPICDDYFGAFVINTTFVCSVEELLGHDLGWAAMGLHKAIIAKDEEAIFSDLKFISQSPLIVSRQDIVKHHGPNNVIIGGSARFDMYGPEFGFGRALAVRMGYPNNKGDGKVTANPGCEGGESVDLEICLRPDIMANFEADSEFMSFVSL; translated from the coding sequence ATGGCTGAAATATCAAACactcaacaacaaaaacaatccaATAACACAATAAAACTCATATCAGAATCTTATATTCGACCAAAATACGAGGTTGAAGCTGCAAAAAAACCTTATTACTTAACACCCCTTGAAATTTGCTCTTTAGTTATTGATCCCATTCAAAAAGGTCTACTTTTTAGCCTaaataattcaacaaaaaaaataaatgaattattaaaaaatctcGAAAATTCCGTATCGTTAACCCTTGTTCATTTCTACCCATTAGCAGGTCGTTTCGTTACTAAAAAAATCCCTGATGAAAATTCTTCTTTGATCTATCTTGATTGTATCAAAGGTCCTGGAGCAAGGCTAATCCGTGCTACTGCCCTACACCTTACCGTATCTGATTTTTTCTCCTCTACAGATGTTCCCATTTTTGTGAGATCTTTTTTCGATCTTGGGGAAATAACGGTTAATTATGATGGTCATACTAAGGCTTTATTATCCATCCAAGTAACTGAACTCCAAGACGGGCTTTTTATCGGGTTTAGTATGAATCATAGTGTAGTCGATGGTACGTCTTTTATCCACTTTGTTAATATGTTATCTGATATTTTTAATAGTACTGAAAATAGTACTTCGATTTCTCGGGTACCTATTTTTAGTTATAATccgtttaaaaaaatttgtttggGTACGATTACCAAGGTTCCTTGTTTAGAGCCCGAGAAGTTGATAGAGCATGGTTTTGAGCCCGGCCCGTTAAGGGAACGTATATTTCATTTTTCACGTACAACTTTAACTGATCTCAAGATTGAGGCGAATCAACAATGTGGGACCCACAATAAAATATCGTCTTTTCAAGCCTTAGCGGCTCTTGTGTGGAGGTCCATAACTAGAGCCCGTAACATAAAATCGGATGAATTAACCGCTTGTTCTATTGTGATTAACATGCGGAGTAGGTTTGACCCGCCCATTTGTGATGACTACTTTGGAGCTTTTGTTATAAACACAACGTTTGTTTGTAGTGTGGAGGAGTTATTGGGCCATGATTTGGGTTGGGCTGCAATGGGTTTACACAAAGCCATTATAGCCAAAGATGAAGAGGCAATATTTAGTGATCTGAAGTTTATAAGTCAAAGCCCGTTAATAGTTTCACGTCAAGATATTGTAAAACATCATGGGCCGAATAACGTGATTATTGGTGGGTCAGCAAGGTTTGATATGTATGGGCCCGAATTTGGGTTTGGACGAGCTTTAGCTGTTCGTATGGGGTACCCTAATAATAAGGGTGATGGAAAAGTAACTGCAAATCCAGGATGTGAAGGAGGAGAAAGTGTGGATTTAGAAATTTGTCTACGGCCTGATATTATGGCCAACTTTGAAGCTGATTCGGAGTTTATGAGTTTTGTGTCATTGTAA
- the LOC130824561 gene encoding protein ENHANCED PSEUDOMONAS SUSCEPTIBILITY 1-like — protein MIKLISECFVKPKYVTESSKKLYHLSPGDIVMLSIDPIQKGLLFSLNNHNNTTEIVSNLVQNLKHSLSIALVHFYPLAGRFTTRKLENGSSIFIDCNKGPGARLIHARALNLSVSDIVSPIDVTICHCLFDLGEKMVNFDGISKALLSIQVTELLDGLFIGFSINHTIVDGTSFIHFVSMLSEIYNSTHSFSSYNKIVHISRMPVFNYNKFWFDGDPEEDSILKIPVLNLNQLIFRGYNPGQLRERIFHFSSSSLKNLKIKANQECGTHNVLSSFLALTGFVWKSITKARNLPSNQETKCFLAIGIRSRVDPPVSDDYFGNIVSKAEWGCKVEELLGRDLGWAAMNLHKLVKAHDGNVITDFYKGLAKSPFVIPRGFEEDPLGETGLIMGGSTRFDMFGSEFGLGRALGIRMGYANKEDGKITASPGCEGGGSVDLEICLRPHVMATLESDPEFMQFVSYN, from the coding sequence ATGATCAAACTCATTTCAGAATGTTTTGTAAAACCAAAGTATGTAACCGAATCTTCAAAAAAGCTTTACCATCTAAGTCCTGGTGATATTGTCATGTTATCCATAGATCCCATTCAAAAAGGCCTTCTTTTTAGCcttaataatcacaataacacAACAGAAATTGTCTCTAACTTAGTACAAAACCTTAAACACTCATTATCTATTGCCCTTGTTCATTTCTACCCATTAGCTGGTCGTTTTACGACACGAAAACTCGAGAACGGCTCTTCGATTTTCATCGATTGTAATAAAGGCCCTGGTGCGAGGCTCATCCATGCTAGGGCCTTAAACCTTAGTGTATCTGATATTGTGTCTCCTATTGATGTTACTATTTGTCATTGCTTATTTGATCTTGGAGAAAAAATGGTTAATTTTGATGGGATTTCTAAGGCTTTATTGTCTATACAAGTAACGGAACTTCTTGACGGGCTTTTTATCGGGTTTAGTATCAACCATACCATAGTAGACGGTACGTCTTTTATTCATTTTGTTAGTATGTTATCTGAAATTTATAATTCGACCCATAGTTTTTCTAGTTATAATAAAATTGTACACATTTCACGTATGCccgtttttaattataataaattttggTTTGATGGTGACCCTGAGGAAGATTCGATTCTTAAGATTCCGGTTTTAAACTTAAATCAGTTAATTTTTCGTGGGTATAATCCCGGTCAACTAAGGGAAAgaatatttcatttttcatctagtTCATTGAAAAATCTTAAGATCAAGGCTAACCAAGAATGTGGGACCCATAATGTTTTATCAAGTTTTCTAGCTTTGACTGGTTTTGTGTGGAAGTCTATTACCAAAGCTAGGAACTTACCCTCCAATCAAGAGACAAAATGCTTTTTGGCTATTGGAATTAGGAGCCGGGTCGACCCGCCTGTTTCCGATGACTATTTTGGGAATATAGTTAGCAAAGCTGAATGGGGTTGTAAGGTGGAAGAGTTATTAGGCCGTGATTTGGGCTGGGCTGCAATGAATTTACATAAACTTGTTAAAGCCCATGATGGAAATGTGATAACTGATTTTTATAAAGGGTTGGCTAAATCACCTTTTGTGATTCCAAGAGGATTTGAGGAAGATCCACTTGGAGAAACGGGTTTGATAATGGGAGGATCCACAAGGTTTGATATGTTTGGGTCAGAATTTGGATTGGGCCGAGCTTTGGGTATTAGAATGGGCTATGCAAATAAAGAGGATGGGAAGATAACAGCAAGTCCTGGGTGTGAAGGTGGTGGAAGTGTAGACTTGGAAATATGCCTTAGGCCTCATGTTATGGCTACTCTTGAATCTGACCCAGAATTTATGCAATTTGTGTCTTATAATTGA
- the LOC130824108 gene encoding uncharacterized protein LOC130824108, giving the protein MTLLNVVQIEKRTTIRAMASALGIGHSQVYRMMKSGNIRAHTNSIKPKHSHNHKIRRINFILSQIIPPTIDNIPKFSLMYNVVHIDEKWFYMSRETQRYYLFPWEEEEPYRCVQNKNFIGKVMFIAVVARTQINSTGEVLWDGKIRIFSFTETYYAMRTSENKPAGTTQLRAITRVTRDVLRDKLINEVLPAIRSKWAVNRVKDIWIQQDNAKPHILTTDQAFNEEAKKDGFNIRLVCQPASSPDMNILDLGLFSALQSIQFKSFPKDLNDLIKAVNDAYDTFNPKHLNYTWIQYQLCMIEVLKAKGGNNYKNPHIGKQRLDRSGMLPRQLEIPQELIDAARQFLSHGIINLNDLPQDD; this is encoded by the coding sequence ATGACTCTGCTTAATGttgttcaaattgaaaagaggACCACAATTAGAGCAATGGCAAGTGCATTAGGCATTGGTCATTCACAAGTTTACAGAATGATGAAATCCGGTAATATTAGAGCACATACAAATTCAATTAAACCAAAACATTCTCATAACCACAAAATAAGAAGAATCAACTTTATTCTATCCCAAATAATACCACCTACTATAGATAACATACCAAAATTCAGTCTTATGTATAATGTCGTAcacatagatgaaaaatggTTCTACATGAGTAGGGAAACACAAAGGTACTATTTATTCCCTTGGGAAGAGGAGGAACCATATAgatgtgtgcaaaacaaaaatttcataGGCAAAGTAATGTTTATAGCAGTTGTTGCAAGAACTCAAATTAATTCTACTGGTGAAGTGTTGTGGGAtggaaaaataagaattttttcGTTTACAGAGACTTATTATGCAATGAGGACGTCAGAAAACAAACCAGCAGGTACAACACAGTTAAGAGCAATAACTAGAGTTACACGCGATGTTCTACGAGACAAACTAATCAATGAAGTCCTACCAGCAATAAGATCAAAATGGGCAGTAAATAGGGTGAAAGATATTTGGATTCAACAAGATAACGCCAAGCCACATATTTTAACAACTGATCAAGCATTTAATGAAGAAGCCAAGAAAGATGGATTTAACATTAGACTAGTTTGTCAACCGGCATCAAGTCCAGATATGAACATCTTAGACTTGGGTTTGTTTAGTGCTCTacaatcaattcaattcaagtCATTCCCCAAAGACCTCAATGATTTGATCAAGGCGGTTAATGATGCGTACGACACTTTTAACCCAAAGCATTTGAACTACACGTGGATACAATATCAACTATGCATGATAGAGGTCTTGAAAGCTAAAGGCGGTAATAACTACAAGAATCCACACATTGGAAAACAAAGACTGGACAGGTCGGGTATGTTGCCTAGGCAATTAGAAATTCCGCAAGAACTAATAGATGCAGCACGTCAATTTTTATCTCATGGTATAATTAATCTCAATGATCTTCCGCaagatgattga